One window of Amaranthus tricolor cultivar Red isolate AtriRed21 chromosome 11, ASM2621246v1, whole genome shotgun sequence genomic DNA carries:
- the LOC130827820 gene encoding uncharacterized protein LOC130827820 yields MLPIKEENKLFTKSVTKESSIANPSFRVYYGDNSIAIPFIWEAKPGTPKHTKHNSSNEEENKQYNLPPLTPPPSYYLKQPQKMASKKSSSKIFLGLFPKSMHKRQISASSSSSSSTLSCPSSSMFVLDSTIRGSERSSSLGSNMGLNLSLARRRSMSNVGSLYDFMVDGQEEDDERSPRSVLCFGIVGSRRIRSCS; encoded by the coding sequence ATGCTTCCCATCAAAGAAGAAAACAAGTTATTCACAAAATCTGTAACAAAAGAAAGCTCAATAGCAAATCCATCATTTAGAGTATATTATGGAGACAATTCAATAGCAATTCCTTTTATTTGGGAAGCTAAACCAGGAACACCAAAACACACTAAACATAATTCttccaatgaagaagaaaacaaaCAATATAATCTCCCACCCCTTACACCTCCCCCTTCTTATTACCTTAAACAACCCCAAAAAATGGCTAGTAAAAAATCTTCTAGTAAAATTTTTTTGGGGTTATTCCCTAAGAGTATGCATAAAAGGCAAATCTcggcttcatcttcttcatcttcatctacaTTGTCTTGCCCCTCATCGTCGATGTTTGTATTAGATTCAACTATAAGGGGCTCGGAAAGGAGCTCGAGTTTAGGGTCGAATATGGGTCTAAATTTGAGTCTAGCTAGACGAAGGAGTATGTCCAATGTAGGATCATTGTATGATTTTATGGTGGATGGTcaagaggaagatgatgaaaGAAGTCCTAGATCAGTGTTGTGTTTTGGGATTGTAGGTAGTAGGAGAATTCGTAGTTGCTCATGA
- the LOC130827821 gene encoding WEB family protein At2g38370 encodes MDEQETLGNGDSGGGNLKGEIDTSAPFESVKEAVSKFGGLGFWKPANIIHKSAHFVSPCDMEEFDVTKVEEQAAELEKELIRKEKDTFEVLKELEATKVIVEELKSKLQKEESNLQVNVIADEKPSIGKKQEEEKENNPNLSVQKLPDKANLIPSSSPCLILMELKQAKLNLTRTTSDLAEIRLSVESYNKKIERERSSLEKTRERLRSNTLKVSSLEEEINQTKSKLDESNDVSNGTKDIVSELQRLTTEAEEFKKKGEVAKAEVMSVMSEIEQTKAKVKTVEIRLIAARKMKEAAKAAEAVALAEIKALEKSENSSLEENPERITLTLEEYSSLKTKAQNVEQSCQAKVLEAELQVDEANASKMDIMKRVEETMEEVETSKRVLENALNRVEAANRAKLAVEEALRKWRSENGERRRSIQNSTKFKNPYPSTRRRESWVLDVNGVSIVSDAQAAPLLKSTLSIGQILSQKLLITEEFESRKSNAKRKVSLGQMLGKQTPSISSAWKMEKDCDGPKKTPAKRKKFGLGRFSMLLLKQSKKKKPSPAMK; translated from the exons ATGGATGAGCAAGAAACCCTAGGAAATGGGGATTCTGGAGGTGGGAATTTGAAGGGAGAAATTGATACTTCTGCACCTTTTGAGTCTGTTAAAGAAGCTGTATCCAAGTTTGGGGGACTTGGGTTTTGGAAACCTGCTAATATTATTCATAAATCTGCTCATTTTGTTTCG CCGTGTGATATGGAGGAATTTGATGTTACGAAAGTGGAGGAGCAGGCAGCAGAATTGGAGAAAGAGCTCATTCGGAAAGAGAAGGATACTTTCGAGGTTCTAAAGGAACTTGAAGCGACCAAGGTGATTGTAGAGGAACTCAAGTCGAAGCTACAAAAAGAAGAGTCTAATCTCCAAGTCAATGTTATTGCTGATGAGAAACCGTCTATCGGGAAGAAAcaagaggaagagaaagagaataaCCCGAATCTTTCAGTTCAGAAGCTTCCGGATAAAGCAAACCTTATACCATCTTCATCCCCATGCTTGATTTTGATGGAACTTAAGCAAGCCAAGTTGAACCTTACCCGGACAACAAGTGATCTAGCTGAAATTCGATTGTCGGTGGAATCTTATAACAAAAAGATAGAGCGAGAAAGATCGTCTTTGGAGAAAACCCGTGAAAGGCTCAGATCAAACACATTGAAAGTTTCTTCTCTCGAGGAAGAGataaaccaaacaaaatcaaagctTGATGAGAGTAATGATGTTAGCAATGGTACCAAGGATATTGTATCTGAGCTTCAGCGGTTGACAACTGAGGCGGAGGAATTCAAGAAAAAGGGAGAAGTTGCAAAGGCCGAAGTCATGAGCGTTATGTCCGAGATTGAACAGACAAAGGCAAAGGTTAAGACAGTCGAAATAAGATTGATCGCCGCTAGAAAAATGAAGGAGGCAGCAAAGGCGGCCGAAGCAGTTGCTCTTGCAGAGATCAAGGCTTTGGAAAAGAGCGAGAATTCATCACTTGAGGAGAACCCGGAAAGAATAACCCTTACTCTTGAAGAATACTCTTCGTTGAAGACCAAAGCTCAAAATGTCGAGCAAAGTTGTCAAGCGAAAGTCCTAGAGGCGGAACTTCAAGTTGATGAAGCAAATGCGTCCAAAATGGATATTATGAAGAGGGTAGAAGAAACAATGGAAGAAGTCGAAACATCGAAACGGGTATTGGAAAATGCTTTGAACAGAGTCGAGGCTGCCAACAGAGCTAAACTTGCAGTCGAAGAGGCTCTCCGGAAGTGGAGATCTGAAAACGGAGAAAGACGACGTTCCATACAAAACTCGACGAAATTCAAGAATCCTTATCCTTCTACCCGAAGGAGAGAATCGTGGGTGCTTGATGTGAATGGTGTTAGCATAGTAAGTGATGCACAAGCTGCCCCGTTATTGAAATCGACCTTGTCGATTGGCCAAATACTTAGCCAGAAGCTACTCATAACCGAAGAGTTTGAATCACGGAAAAGTAATGCAAAACGGAAGGTTTCGTTGGGTCAAATGCTCGGAAAACAAACTCCAAGCATATCATCTGCTTGGAAGATGGAGAAAGATTGTGATGGTCCTAAGAAAACACCTGCTAAACGAAAGAAATTTGGACTCGGTCGCTTTTCGATGCTTTTACTGAAGCAAAGCAAGAAGAAAAAGCCCTCGCCCGCAATGAAGTAA